In the genome of Labrus mixtus chromosome 21, fLabMix1.1, whole genome shotgun sequence, one region contains:
- the sost gene encoding sclerostin — MQVSPALLVSSSALLLLLLLQGCCAAAKGWRVLKNDGTEILPEFTENTGTPILQANNNNNNNNNSNNNGNSMNNRAKNGGRTGNSVSYSASELSCRELRSTRYITDGSCRSAKPVKELVCSGQCMPSHLMPNSIARGKWWRNNASEYRCIPAHSRTRRVQLHCPNGNTRTYKIRVVTSCKCKRFRPHHNQSEAKEVPKRPRNRKLSRSKNNSPLIGNSY; from the exons atGCAGGTGTCTCCGGCTCTCCTCGTCTCCAGCTccgcgctgctgctgctgctgctgctgcagggatgcTGCGCCGCCGCCAAGGGATGGAGGGTACTCAAGAACGACGGCACGGAGATTTTACCGGAGTTCACGGAGAATACGGGGACACCGATACTACAGGcgaacaacaacaataacaacaacaacaacagcaacaacaacggCAACAGTATGAACAACAGGGCGAAGAACGGCGGCAGGACGGGGAACTCTGTCTCATACA GTGCCTCGGAGCTGAGCTGCAGGGAGCTGCGTTCCACCCGCTACATCACCGACGGATCCTGCCGCAGCGCCAAGCCCGTCAAGGAGCTGGTGTGCTCGGGCCAGTGCATGCCCTCGCACCTCATGCCCAACTCCATCGCCCGCGGCAAGTGGTGGAGGAACAACGCGTCGGAATACCGCTGCATCCCGGCTCACTCCCGGACGCGACGGGTCCAGCTGCACTGTCCCAACGGGAACACTCGGACTTACAAAATCCGCGTGGTCACCTCCTGCAAGTGCAAACGCTTCAGGCCTCACCATAACCAATCGGAGGCCAAGGAGGTCCCGAAGAGGCCGCGCAACAGAAAGCTGAGTCGGAGCAAGAACAACTCTCCTTTGATTGGGAACTCGTACTAA